The region TAGCTTCCCATAAGCTTTTTACGGTTCCTACATCCTTCCAATAGCCCTTAAAAGGATATGCAATTAACTTTTTCTGTTCTTTTAATAAGAGCGGAATAACATCCTTGCCAAAATCATGACTTGAATCTTGATTTTGGTCATCTAATTCTAAAAACTCCTTTAGAACAGACCATTTAAAAATATATATGCCCATAGATGCTAAGTTATTTTTTGGATATTCGGGTTTTTCTTCAAATTCTATAATCTCCATGTCCTCGTTTGTATTCATAATGCCAAATCGGCTTGCTTCATCCCAAGGTACTTCAATGACTGAAATAGAAACATCTGCATTTTTACTAATATGAAATTCTAGCATCTTAGCATAGTCCATTTTATAAATATGATCTCCTGATAAAATCAATACATATTCTGGGTCATATTGTTTTAAATAGGTTACATTCTGATAGATTGCACTGGCCGTACCAGAATACCACTTCACACCTGAGGACTCTGCATATGGAGGAAGAACTGTGACTCCACCATGTCTACGGTCAAGATCCCAAGCACTACCAATACCAATATAAGAATGTAGTAGGAGAGGTTGATATTGTGTAAGCACACCAACAGTATCAATTCCTGAATTTGTACAGTTACTCAGAGTAAAGTCAATAATTCTATATTTTCCACCAAAAGGAACAGCAGGCTTTGCCAGGTCTTGAGTTAATGAATTTAGCCTACTCCCCTTTCCCCCTGCCAATAGCATTGCGACGCACTTTTTTCTGATCATCATTATTTTTCTCCCCTCTGCGTTTAATTGGACGTACAATCGAAATACCAAATGGCGGGATTGTCATTTTAATGTGATAAGGTTTGCCATGGTACGGTCCTTCTTCACCAATCAGGTTCCCTTTGTTTATTTGACCAGAACCACCAAAGGCTATATCATCACTATTCAATACTTCTTTATAAGAAGATAATAACGGTACTCCCACTTTGTATTCATGGTAGGTTTCAGGTGTAAAATTACACACAGTGACTGTTAAATCATTCTCTTTCTTTCCTTTTCGTATAAAAGAAAATATGCTTTGGTCATAGTTGTTAACATCAATCCATTCAAAGCCTTCATCAGAATTGTCTAACTCATATAAAGACCGCTGCTTTTTGTATACCTTGAATAACTCTTTAACATACGCTCTTATATGTTGATGCATTCTGAAATCATCAAGGTTCCAATCAAGCTCGCTATCATCCTTCCACTCAGAAAATTGACCGAACTCTCCACCCATGAAAAGAAGCTTTTTTCCAGGGTGTGTAATTAGGTAGCCATACAAGAGCCTTAACTGAGCAAACTTATCCCAATAATCACCTGGCATTTTATCAAGCATTGACCTTTTCCCATGTACTACTTCATCGTGTGAAAAGGGT is a window of Cytobacillus luteolus DNA encoding:
- a CDS encoding glucose-1-phosphate adenylyltransferase, which translates into the protein MIRKKCVAMLLAGGKGSRLNSLTQDLAKPAVPFGGKYRIIDFTLSNCTNSGIDTVGVLTQYQPLLLHSYIGIGSAWDLDRRHGGVTVLPPYAESSGVKWYSGTASAIYQNVTYLKQYDPEYVLILSGDHIYKMDYAKMLEFHISKNADVSISVIEVPWDEASRFGIMNTNEDMEIIEFEEKPEYPKNNLASMGIYIFKWSVLKEFLELDDQNQDSSHDFGKDVIPLLLKEQKKLIAYPFKGYWKDVGTVKSLWEANMDLLSEDSKLNLFDQSWRIYSVNPNQPPQFISPSADVNESLVNEGCVIEGSAYHSVLFQGSHIGEGSIIKESVIMPDAKIGKNVFIERAIIPPGIHIPDGTVIRSEQEDDIVLVTEDMIMVNK